A window of Clostridium sp. Marseille-P299 contains these coding sequences:
- a CDS encoding glycosyltransferase: MSVDVIVPVYKPNHKFERLLKMLVKQTNKPKNIIILNTEVLPEYSTPLIKERIEKTLSGMHIPGTGEINIDVQSIKKEEFDHGATRHYGTSFSDSDFLLFMTQDAVPKNEHLIEKLLAPFSDEMVSAAYARQLADETAKITEAYTRIFNYPEKGFIKSKEDKERLGIKTYFCSNVCAMYRRKTYDELGGFVTRTIFNEDMIFASKVIEAGYKIAYAADAMVIHSHNYTIEEQFHRNFDLGVSHYEYKEVFSSVPSESEGMKMVKQTLSFLADRKEYLEMIEYFFESAAKYIGYFMGKHYSTLPKNLVVWSSMNKGYWRK; encoded by the coding sequence ATGAGTGTAGATGTGATTGTTCCAGTTTATAAGCCAAATCACAAATTTGAGCGTTTATTAAAAATGTTAGTGAAGCAGACAAATAAACCTAAAAATATAATAATATTAAACACTGAGGTATTGCCTGAATATTCAACACCTCTTATAAAGGAGCGTATTGAAAAAACGTTAAGTGGAATGCATATTCCAGGTACTGGCGAAATTAATATAGATGTTCAATCCATAAAAAAAGAGGAATTTGATCATGGTGCGACCAGACATTATGGTACAAGCTTCAGTGATTCAGATTTTCTATTATTTATGACTCAAGACGCAGTGCCAAAGAATGAGCATTTAATAGAAAAACTATTAGCTCCTTTTTCAGATGAAATGGTATCAGCAGCTTATGCAAGACAGTTGGCAGATGAAACAGCAAAAATAACAGAAGCATATACTAGAATTTTTAATTATCCTGAGAAAGGATTTATTAAGTCAAAGGAAGACAAAGAACGTTTAGGTATAAAAACATATTTTTGTTCCAATGTATGTGCTATGTATCGTAGAAAAACCTATGATGAATTAGGGGGATTTGTAACACGTACAATATTCAATGAAGACATGATATTTGCATCAAAAGTCATTGAAGCAGGCTATAAAATTGCTTATGCGGCAGATGCAATGGTGATACATTCTCATAATTATACGATTGAAGAGCAATTTCATAGAAACTTTGATTTAGGTGTGTCACACTATGAGTATAAAGAAGTATTTTCATCCGTTCCATCAGAGTCAGAAGGGATGAAAATGGTAAAACAAACACTATCATTTTTAGCGGATCGCAAAGAATATTTAGAAATGATTGAATATTTTTTTGAAAGCGCAGCAAAATATATTGGATATTTCATGGGAAAGCATTATTCCACTTTACCCAAGAATCTTGTAGTATGGAGTAGTATGAATAAGGGATATTGGAGGAAATAA
- a CDS encoding ATP-binding cassette domain-containing protein, whose amino-acid sequence MNDENKKVIGDKLLEVKNVTVTFGERKNKFVAVDNVSFDIYKGETFGLVGESGSGKTTIGRAIIRIHPTASGEILFDGEKINGNITKEKDLELTNKIQMIFQDPMASLNERAKVDYIVSEGLYNRKIKLSESERKERVEKALLDVGLLPEFASRFPHEFSGGQRQRIGIARALIMEPEFIIADEPISALDVSIRAQVLNLLSSLQKERGLTYLFVAHDLSVMRFIADRIAVIHKGKIVELAKTEKLFENPLHPYTRALLSAIPLPDPIAEKKKKLIVYDKSMHDYSKDRPKWVEIEPEHFIYGNEKELVEYKKRLDHKLVKINR is encoded by the coding sequence ATGAATGATGAAAATAAAAAAGTTATAGGAGATAAGTTACTAGAAGTAAAGAATGTTACGGTAACGTTTGGTGAGAGAAAGAATAAATTCGTTGCAGTCGACAATGTAAGTTTTGATATATATAAAGGTGAAACCTTTGGTTTAGTTGGAGAATCTGGAAGTGGTAAAACTACGATAGGACGCGCGATTATTCGAATTCATCCAACTGCCTCTGGTGAAATATTGTTTGATGGGGAAAAAATTAACGGGAATATCACAAAAGAAAAGGATTTAGAGTTAACAAACAAGATTCAAATGATTTTCCAAGACCCAATGGCTTCTTTAAATGAAAGAGCAAAAGTTGATTATATCGTATCGGAAGGGCTATATAACAGAAAGATTAAATTATCTGAAAGTGAACGAAAAGAAAGAGTAGAAAAGGCTTTATTAGATGTTGGTTTATTACCGGAATTTGCAAGCCGTTTTCCCCACGAGTTTTCTGGAGGACAAAGACAGCGAATAGGAATTGCAAGAGCTTTAATTATGGAACCTGAATTTATTATCGCGGATGAACCAATTTCAGCCCTTGATGTTTCCATCCGTGCTCAAGTCTTGAATTTACTATCGAGCCTTCAAAAGGAGAGAGGGTTAACTTACCTTTTTGTTGCTCATGATTTATCAGTGATGCGATTTATTGCTGATAGAATTGCAGTTATTCATAAGGGGAAGATTGTAGAATTAGCAAAGACAGAGAAACTGTTTGAAAATCCGTTGCATCCTTATACAAGAGCATTGTTATCAGCGATTCCTTTGCCAGATCCCATTGCAGAAAAGAAAAAGAAACTTATTGTATACGATAAATCTATGCATGATTATTCGAAAGATCGACCAAAGTGGGTGGAAATAGAACCAGAACATTTTATATATGGAAATGAAAAGGAGTTAGTGGAGTATAAAAAAAGACTGGATCATAAGCTAGTTAAGATAAATAGATAA
- a CDS encoding dipeptidase: MKVADMHCDTISIILKSKQILEKMESNKETKNKEAKNNIETEMICNQDTMLQTPISLKRNKLHLDIEKMKAGDYLVQNFAMYTNLMNRDKPLEWCLKLIDTFYEEIEQNKDSIRVAKTYEDILKNKEEGKMSALLTIEEGGVTKGELAHLRNFYRLGVRMMTLTWNYINELGYPNAITPNGVEAYRTCPNTVNGLTKKGIEFLYEMERLGMIIDVSHLSDAGFYDVIKHTSNPFVASHSNARSVCNHYRNMTDDMIRALANRGGVMGINFEPEFLQEVKDGEVAHGSLSLIVKQIKHIIHIGGYECVGLGSDFDGINTNEELKDGADMPLLEQALRDEGFSNEVIEAIFYKNVMRVYKEILK, encoded by the coding sequence ATGAAAGTAGCAGATATGCATTGTGATACAATTTCTATTATTTTAAAAAGTAAACAAATACTAGAAAAAATGGAGAGTAATAAAGAAACAAAGAATAAAGAAGCGAAGAATAATATAGAAACAGAAATGATTTGTAATCAAGACACTATGTTACAAACTCCGATTAGTTTAAAGAGGAACAAACTCCATTTAGATATTGAAAAGATGAAAGCTGGAGATTATTTAGTTCAAAACTTTGCCATGTACACGAATTTGATGAATAGAGATAAACCACTGGAATGGTGCTTGAAATTGATTGATACTTTCTATGAAGAAATAGAACAAAATAAGGATAGTATTAGAGTAGCAAAAACATATGAAGATATCCTAAAAAATAAAGAAGAAGGAAAAATGTCGGCATTATTAACCATTGAAGAAGGTGGAGTTACAAAAGGAGAGTTAGCGCATCTTCGTAATTTCTATCGATTAGGTGTCCGCATGATGACCTTGACATGGAATTATATCAATGAACTTGGATATCCTAATGCAATTACTCCAAATGGCGTAGAGGCATATCGCACCTGTCCTAATACGGTTAATGGGTTAACGAAAAAGGGAATAGAATTTCTTTATGAAATGGAACGATTAGGCATGATTATTGATGTATCCCACTTATCCGATGCTGGTTTTTATGATGTTATTAAACATACAAGTAATCCCTTTGTGGCAAGTCACTCCAATGCAAGAAGTGTCTGTAACCATTATCGCAACATGACAGATGATATGATACGAGCACTAGCAAACCGAGGGGGAGTCATGGGTATTAATTTTGAACCAGAGTTTTTACAAGAAGTGAAAGACGGGGAAGTTGCACATGGTAGCCTTTCATTAATTGTTAAACAAATCAAACATATCATCCATATTGGTGGGTATGAATGTGTTGGACTCGGTTCTGATTTTGATGGTATTAATACCAATGAAGAACTAAAGGATGGAGCTGATATGCCACTTTTAGAACAAGCATTAAGAGATGAAGGGTTTTCAAATGAAGTAATTGAAGCTATTTTTTATAAAAATGTGATGCGAGTTTATAAAGAAATACTAAAATAA
- a CDS encoding serine hydrolase: MREITLLDRIKAEILSYDGLMGIYINDFKGTKIEINVDEEFETASTVKSYILACLYDEVQKGNKSLDDMLTYTSDNFIDGSGILRSLDLGVTMTVKNIATLMIIVSDNIATNMIIDYLGIDTINTFMKNQGFSSTVLHNKLDFEKYDKLGTTTPRDYATLFERLCNEELVSKEASREMLEIFKKQHYNSMLTKRFPQALIDEDTYEEELIYVASKSGSMNACRNDGGIVSTPYGKYVIVLMNKNFHDPVYYAEHSATEFGSKVSRLIFDQYMTLKGKLTLN, encoded by the coding sequence ATGAGAGAAATTACGTTATTAGATAGAATTAAGGCAGAGATTTTAAGCTATGATGGTTTAATGGGAATTTATATTAATGATTTTAAAGGTACTAAAATTGAGATAAATGTTGATGAGGAATTTGAAACAGCTAGTACAGTAAAATCCTATATTTTAGCTTGTCTTTATGATGAGGTCCAAAAGGGAAATAAAAGTCTAGATGATATGCTAACATATACAAGTGATAACTTCATTGATGGTAGCGGAATCTTAAGAAGCTTAGACCTAGGTGTGACAATGACTGTAAAAAATATAGCAACTCTAATGATCATTGTCAGCGACAACATAGCTACAAATATGATAATTGATTATCTTGGGATAGATACCATCAATACTTTTATGAAAAACCAAGGTTTTAGTAGCACAGTACTACATAATAAGCTAGACTTTGAAAAATATGATAAACTTGGAACAACAACGCCTAGAGATTATGCAACATTATTTGAACGATTATGCAATGAAGAATTGGTAAGTAAGGAAGCTTCACGTGAAATGTTAGAAATATTTAAAAAACAACATTATAATTCCATGCTAACAAAACGCTTCCCACAAGCACTGATTGATGAAGATACCTATGAAGAAGAGCTAATCTATGTAGCCTCCAAAAGTGGTAGTATGAATGCGTGTAGAAATGATGGGGGAATTGTATCAACACCATATGGGAAGTATGTAATTGTATTAATGAACAAAAACTTCCATGATCCAGTATATTATGCTGAACATTCAGCAACTGAGTTCGGTTCCAAGGTCAGTCGATTAATTTTTGATCAATATATGACGCTAAAAGGCAAATTAACATTGAATTGA
- a CDS encoding CDP-alcohol phosphatidyltransferase family protein: MSIPNYITISRIALSLVLLLVRPLGFIYYVIYFLCGCSDVLDGFIARKTNTTSKLGEKLDSIADAILLFILIYTIYPFLQINVTLLVWIIAIFVLRMISLLVVFIRYKTFAMLHSVLNKVTGFLIFLYPFSLLFTKVNTGLYFICMTACISAIEELLIHLTSKELIVNRKSLFKI, from the coding sequence ATGTCAATACCTAACTATATAACGATATCTAGGATTGCACTTTCTTTGGTGTTACTTTTGGTAAGACCTTTAGGTTTTATATACTATGTAATTTATTTCCTATGTGGATGTAGTGATGTACTGGACGGATTTATTGCAAGAAAAACCAATACAACAAGTAAACTTGGTGAAAAACTAGATTCTATTGCTGATGCAATTTTATTATTTATTTTAATTTATACAATTTATCCTTTTTTGCAGATAAATGTGACTCTACTTGTTTGGATTATAGCAATCTTTGTTCTTCGCATGATATCTCTTTTGGTAGTTTTTATAAGATATAAAACCTTTGCAATGTTACATTCTGTTTTGAATAAGGTAACAGGGTTTTTGATATTTTTATATCCGTTTTCTTTGTTATTTACAAAGGTTAATACTGGTCTTTATTTTATATGTATGACGGCATGTATATCAGCAATAGAAGAGTTATTAATACATTTGACATCAAAGGAACTTATCGTGAATCGAAAGAGTCTATTTAAAATATGA
- a CDS encoding ABC transporter ATP-binding protein, which yields MNQAPILSVRDLNVKFNLRGRVLHAIRDISLDIYEGESLAIVGESGSGKSVFTKTFMGLLDANGFIDTGEIVYKGTNLTNLRKEKDWIKIRGKEIAMVLQDPMTSLNPLKTIGNQIAEAVKMHQGLKGGAAKAATLEILKDVGISEPERRYKQYPHEFSGGMRQRVVIAIAVACRPKILICDEPTTALDVTIQAQILDLLKNLKKKFDLTTIYITHDLGVVANVADRIAVMYAGDIVELGTSEEIFYDPRHPYTWALLSSLPQLGVKGEDLYTIQGTPPNLFLPVKGDAFAPRNPRALKIDFEKRPPYFDVTETHKVRSWLLDERAPKVEPPEHIKILRMQGGRA from the coding sequence ATGAATCAAGCACCTATTTTATCGGTTAGAGATTTAAATGTGAAGTTCAACCTCCGAGGTAGAGTACTTCATGCAATTCGTGATATTTCATTAGATATATATGAGGGAGAGAGTTTAGCAATCGTAGGAGAATCTGGTTCTGGTAAATCAGTATTCACGAAAACATTTATGGGCCTATTAGATGCGAATGGATTTATTGATACTGGTGAGATTGTTTATAAGGGGACTAATTTAACAAATTTGAGAAAAGAAAAAGATTGGATTAAGATTCGCGGAAAAGAAATTGCGATGGTATTACAAGATCCAATGACTAGTTTAAATCCACTGAAAACTATTGGTAATCAGATTGCAGAAGCTGTAAAAATGCATCAGGGATTAAAAGGGGGAGCAGCGAAAGCTGCTACACTTGAGATTCTTAAAGATGTAGGAATCTCAGAACCAGAACGTCGTTATAAACAATACCCACATGAATTTTCAGGTGGTATGAGACAGCGTGTTGTTATAGCAATTGCTGTTGCTTGTAGACCTAAAATCCTTATTTGTGATGAACCAACAACAGCACTGGATGTAACAATACAGGCACAAATTCTTGATTTGTTAAAGAATCTGAAAAAGAAATTTGATTTAACAACCATTTATATAACACATGATCTGGGTGTTGTTGCTAATGTTGCAGATCGCATTGCTGTTATGTATGCCGGTGATATTGTTGAGCTTGGAACAAGTGAAGAAATATTTTATGATCCAAGGCATCCATATACTTGGGCGTTATTATCCTCCTTACCGCAACTAGGGGTGAAAGGGGAGGATTTATATACGATACAGGGAACGCCTCCAAATCTATTTTTACCAGTAAAAGGTGATGCATTTGCACCGAGAAATCCTAGGGCTTTAAAGATAGATTTTGAAAAACGCCCACCATATTTTGATGTGACAGAAACGCATAAGGTACGTTCTTGGTTGCTGGATGAGAGAGCACCAAAAGTAGAACCACCGGAGCATATTAAGATATTACGTATGCAAGGGGGGAGAGCATAA
- the arcC gene encoding carbamate kinase — protein sequence MKKQTLVVALGRSAFGETFPEQRKNVSIAAKAIADLVEANYKIVITHSNGPQVGMVHTAMTEFSRLDDRYTVAPMSLCGAMSQGYIGFDLQNAIRTELLNRGIFKPVSTIITQVKVDPFDKAFSNPSKVIGRYMTKEEAEAEERKGNYVVEEEKGFRRIIAAPNPMDIYEIDAIKALVDADQIVIAGGGGGIPVLEQGTVLKGASAIIEKDLTAAKLAELLHADTLLFLTGVEKVALNYGTENEKFLDSITSEEAAEYMKDGYFAKGAMLPKVSAAVSFVNEDSSRKAIITKIDRAIDALAGKTGTVITK from the coding sequence ATGAAAAAGCAAACACTTGTAGTTGCACTAGGCAGAAGTGCATTTGGAGAAACATTTCCTGAACAACGTAAAAATGTATCAATAGCAGCAAAAGCGATTGCTGATTTAGTTGAAGCCAATTATAAAATTGTAATTACTCATAGTAATGGTCCTCAAGTAGGTATGGTACATACTGCTATGACCGAATTTAGCCGTTTAGATGACCGCTATACCGTTGCCCCAATGTCCTTATGTGGTGCAATGAGCCAAGGTTATATTGGTTTTGACTTACAAAATGCCATTCGTACCGAACTTTTAAATCGTGGTATTTTTAAACCTGTATCCACCATTATAACTCAAGTAAAAGTAGATCCTTTTGACAAGGCATTTAGCAACCCTTCTAAAGTAATCGGTCGCTATATGACTAAGGAAGAAGCAGAAGCAGAAGAACGCAAAGGTAACTATGTAGTAGAGGAAGAAAAAGGATTCCGTCGTATCATTGCAGCTCCAAATCCTATGGATATTTATGAAATTGATGCTATCAAAGCATTGGTTGATGCAGATCAAATCGTTATTGCAGGTGGCGGCGGTGGTATACCAGTTCTTGAGCAAGGAACAGTATTAAAAGGCGCAAGCGCAATTATTGAAAAAGATTTAACTGCTGCAAAACTTGCAGAATTATTACATGCAGATACTCTTTTATTCTTAACAGGAGTTGAGAAAGTTGCTCTTAATTATGGCACTGAAAATGAAAAATTCTTAGATTCTATTACTTCAGAAGAAGCTGCAGAGTATATGAAAGATGGATATTTTGCAAAAGGTGCTATGCTTCCAAAGGTAAGTGCTGCGGTATCCTTTGTAAATGAGGATTCTTCAAGAAAAGCAATTATTACTAAAATTGACCGTGCTATCGATGCTCTTGCTGGGAAAACTGGTACAGTTATTACAAAATAA
- a CDS encoding threonine aldolase family protein gives MYSFKNDYSEGAHPNIIEALTKTNFIQSVGYGCDEYCELAKTKIKKRLHCENVDIHFLVGGTQANQTVIASALRPHQAVIAAATGHINVHETGAIEATGHKVLTVETKDGKLTPSQIKEICENHPDEHMVQPKMVYVSNTTELGTLYKKEELRALYECCKELSLLFFLDGARLGSALASLENDILLEDLPNLADVFYIGGTKNGALFGEAVVICNDSLKEDFRYHIKQRGGLLAKGRLLGIQFSELFEDDLYLKLGKHANDMAMEIKNNLILKGYQLKTDSYSNQLFVIFTDDKIKELEKNFIFEKQERVDETHTCVRFVTSWATTEEAVKALIAEL, from the coding sequence ATGTATAGCTTTAAGAATGATTACAGTGAAGGAGCACATCCTAATATTATAGAGGCACTCACTAAGACGAATTTTATCCAAAGCGTTGGATATGGTTGTGATGAATATTGTGAGTTAGCGAAGACAAAAATAAAAAAGAGATTACATTGCGAAAATGTAGATATTCATTTCCTTGTTGGGGGTACACAAGCGAATCAAACAGTGATAGCTTCTGCACTTCGTCCACATCAAGCAGTAATTGCGGCTGCTACTGGACATATCAACGTACATGAGACAGGGGCAATTGAAGCCACTGGTCATAAGGTTTTAACCGTTGAAACAAAAGATGGAAAATTAACACCTTCGCAAATAAAAGAAATTTGCGAAAACCATCCAGATGAACATATGGTTCAGCCAAAGATGGTTTATGTTTCAAATACAACCGAATTAGGTACCTTATATAAAAAAGAAGAGCTTAGGGCATTATATGAATGTTGCAAGGAGTTATCATTGCTTTTTTTCTTAGATGGCGCAAGATTAGGCTCTGCACTTGCCTCTTTAGAAAATGATATTTTGTTGGAGGATTTACCAAATTTAGCAGATGTATTTTATATCGGCGGAACAAAAAATGGTGCGTTATTTGGCGAAGCAGTAGTAATTTGTAACGATTCCTTAAAAGAAGATTTTCGTTACCACATCAAACAACGAGGTGGTTTATTAGCCAAAGGAAGATTACTTGGAATACAATTTAGCGAGTTATTTGAGGATGACTTATATCTTAAATTAGGGAAACATGCAAATGACATGGCTATGGAAATAAAAAATAATCTTATTTTAAAAGGTTATCAATTAAAAACGGACTCCTATTCAAATCAATTATTCGTTATTTTTACCGATGATAAAATAAAAGAGCTTGAAAAGAATTTCATTTTTGAAAAGCAAGAAAGAGTGGATGAAACACATACTTGCGTACGTTTTGTTACATCATGGGCAACCACAGAAGAAGCTGTAAAGGCTTTAATCGCAGAATTGTAG
- a CDS encoding C40 family peptidase yields the protein MSYALIRIAIAPIMKETNYNSSLEDEVLYGMKIELLEKVNEDWYRIRTHYRYEGFMNKYHFLKNNEAVLTWNKAYRMVVVQSYADVLSMPKVQGAIITSLTRGAQVAVLEPEDTNGWVKVGLVDGITGYMKQNFLARLEPSMYEDGFLRYKMEVDVFATPYDYIRNSLHKSEEEFRKELVRNAFSYLGTQYRWGGKTSLGIDCSGLTSISYMLAGLVIYRDASIKEGFPVKEIPFELKKPGDLLYFPGHIAMYIGDDKYIHSTARNGSDGVVINSLNPVDKEYREDLLRILTATGSVFY from the coding sequence ATGTCATATGCATTAATACGAATAGCCATTGCACCCATTATGAAAGAAACAAATTATAATAGCTCGTTAGAAGATGAAGTATTATATGGAATGAAGATAGAATTGCTAGAAAAGGTGAATGAGGATTGGTACCGAATTCGTACTCATTATCGATATGAAGGGTTCATGAATAAGTATCATTTTCTTAAAAATAATGAGGCAGTTCTTACTTGGAATAAAGCATATCGAATGGTAGTTGTTCAGTCCTATGCGGATGTTCTTTCTATGCCTAAAGTTCAAGGTGCTATTATTACTAGTTTAACTAGAGGCGCGCAAGTTGCAGTATTAGAGCCTGAAGATACAAATGGTTGGGTGAAAGTAGGTTTAGTTGATGGTATCACCGGTTATATGAAGCAAAATTTCCTCGCTAGATTAGAACCATCCATGTATGAAGATGGGTTCCTTCGTTACAAGATGGAAGTGGATGTGTTTGCAACTCCATATGATTATATAAGAAATTCTTTACATAAGAGCGAAGAAGAATTTAGAAAAGAACTTGTTAGAAATGCATTTTCTTATTTAGGAACACAATATCGTTGGGGAGGAAAGACTAGTTTAGGAATTGATTGTTCCGGACTAACTTCTATTAGCTATATGCTCGCCGGATTAGTCATATATCGTGATGCAAGTATAAAAGAAGGTTTTCCAGTAAAAGAAATTCCCTTTGAACTGAAAAAGCCTGGAGATCTGTTATATTTTCCAGGGCATATTGCCATGTACATCGGAGATGATAAGTACATTCATTCCACCGCTAGAAATGGAAGTGACGGTGTTGTTATAAATAGTTTAAATCCAGTAGATAAAGAGTATAGAGAGGATCTTCTAAGAATATTAACTGCGACAGGTTCTGTATTTTATTAA
- a CDS encoding GNAT family N-acetyltransferase, with protein MTLRKSTRLDLPDIMAIISHAQESLRLQNIDQWQNQYPNEDTILNDMKQENSYVFVDDSNQKVVATVALSFDGEETYNKIYQGKWILDEPYGVIHRIAVHKEYLGSGVAAKLIHQIQDIARKQGVHSLRIDTHKDNVPMQKLLNKLAFTQCGIIYLKDGSERLAYEKGIREEF; from the coding sequence ATGACATTAAGAAAATCAACTAGATTAGATTTGCCCGATATTATGGCGATAATTTCCCATGCACAAGAGAGCTTACGATTACAAAATATAGATCAATGGCAAAATCAATATCCAAATGAGGATACAATTTTAAATGATATGAAACAAGAGAATAGTTATGTCTTTGTGGATGATTCTAATCAAAAAGTCGTTGCTACGGTTGCGCTGTCTTTTGACGGAGAAGAAACTTATAATAAAATATATCAGGGAAAGTGGATTTTAGATGAACCGTATGGAGTGATTCATAGAATCGCAGTTCATAAGGAGTATCTAGGTAGTGGAGTTGCTGCAAAATTAATACACCAAATTCAAGATATTGCAAGAAAACAAGGCGTTCATAGTTTAAGAATTGATACACATAAAGACAATGTTCCTATGCAAAAGCTGTTAAATAAACTTGCCTTTACTCAATGTGGAATTATATATCTAAAAGATGGCAGTGAACGACTAGCGTATGAAAAAGGCATAAGGGAGGAATTTTAA
- a CDS encoding glycosyltransferase family 2 protein encodes MSTVNIVMATYNGEKYIKQQIESILGSNYTDWSLFIFDDGSTDATIEIAKSFESKFPERIQVSQNEKNLGSTLNFLNGLKRVYDLTNVEGTSDNASKMPCSSNHARYYMFCDQDDVWNRDKIKITLERMKFIEKKFGKDKAHLVFTDANVVDENLELIYHSFFRSQCLYPYRTDLAHMLMENKCIGCTVMVNRSMVECLKELPDAARLHDWWLGLIAASFGHISYVATSTIQYRQHGNNVVGSKSFGEYVKQRVKSLNNQKISINACINQGKEFLRIYQDELSEEEKKLISEFTLIADSNWLKKRYLLLRYGFLKSGLIRNIGLLIII; translated from the coding sequence ATGAGTACGGTTAATATCGTTATGGCAACCTATAATGGTGAAAAATATATAAAACAACAAATCGAATCAATATTAGGTTCCAACTATACCGATTGGAGTTTATTTATTTTTGACGATGGATCTACCGATGCGACGATTGAGATAGCAAAAAGTTTTGAATCAAAATTTCCGGAACGAATTCAAGTAAGCCAAAATGAAAAGAACCTAGGCTCTACTTTGAACTTTTTAAATGGATTAAAGAGAGTATATGATCTAACGAACGTAGAAGGAACATCCGATAATGCTTCAAAGATGCCTTGTTCCAGTAATCATGCTAGGTATTATATGTTTTGTGATCAAGACGATGTATGGAATCGTGATAAAATTAAGATAACCCTAGAACGTATGAAATTTATAGAAAAAAAGTTTGGTAAGGATAAAGCCCACTTAGTTTTTACCGATGCAAATGTAGTGGATGAGAATTTAGAGCTTATTTATCATTCCTTTTTCCGAAGCCAATGCCTATATCCATATCGCACTGATCTAGCACATATGCTAATGGAGAATAAATGCATTGGTTGTACTGTAATGGTAAATCGTTCTATGGTAGAATGTTTAAAGGAATTGCCTGACGCAGCAAGACTTCATGATTGGTGGCTAGGATTAATAGCGGCAAGCTTTGGTCATATTAGTTATGTCGCTACTTCCACTATACAATATAGACAACATGGAAATAATGTAGTTGGTAGTAAGAGTTTTGGTGAATATGTAAAACAACGAGTTAAGTCATTAAATAACCAAAAGATAAGCATAAATGCTTGTATCAATCAAGGAAAAGAATTTTTAAGAATCTATCAAGATGAGTTATCAGAAGAAGAGAAGAAATTGATATCTGAATTTACCTTAATAGCAGATTCAAATTGGTTAAAAAAGAGATATTTATTGCTTCGATATGGGTTCTTAAAATCTGGACTTATTAGAAATATAGGATTGTTAATTATTATATAA
- a CDS encoding methylglyoxal synthase: MLQDDYIFFKIEKTKHIALIAHDGKKKELVEWAQRHKEELKKHTLCGTGTTARLLSEQTGLPVKAYNSGPLGGDQQIGARIVEGKVDFVVFLWDPLESQPHDPDVKALLRIAVVYDIPIANNLATADFLLQSKLMNEEYDRKVSNFNKTMQSRLEQFSKE, encoded by the coding sequence ATGTTACAGGACGATTATATCTTTTTTAAGATTGAAAAGACAAAACATATTGCATTAATCGCACACGATGGTAAAAAGAAAGAACTTGTCGAATGGGCACAAAGACATAAAGAAGAATTAAAAAAGCATACCTTATGTGGTACAGGAACAACAGCAAGATTGTTATCAGAACAAACTGGTTTACCAGTAAAAGCATATAATAGTGGCCCACTTGGTGGTGATCAGCAAATAGGTGCTAGAATCGTGGAAGGTAAAGTGGACTTTGTTGTATTCTTATGGGATCCACTAGAATCACAACCACATGATCCAGACGTAAAGGCATTATTACGTATTGCTGTAGTGTATGATATTCCAATTGCCAATAATTTAGCAACTGCTGATTTTCTATTACAGTCTAAATTAATGAATGAAGAATACGATAGAAAAGTTTCTAATTTTAATAAAACAATGCAGTCTAGACTTGAACAGTTTTCAAAGGAATAA